Proteins co-encoded in one Nitrospira sp. genomic window:
- a CDS encoding polyisoprenoid-binding protein, which translates to MKTRTNWIRKIVMVGLLGLLPLSAEAETARWTIDPDHSVIEFRVAHMVVSKTSGRFLDYQGFVEMDADAKTFKTIEATIKAESINTNQDKRDAHLRNTDFLDVNQFPTITYKMKNYQKQGDSYTVVGDLTLHGLTKSVTLNVTFNGVAKDPWGNTRAGFSADGTLNRKDFGMVWNKTLDTGGLVVGDEVQIHLDIECIKAQKTS; encoded by the coding sequence ATGAAAACCAGGACAAATTGGATACGGAAAATCGTCATGGTGGGTCTGTTGGGATTGCTCCCCCTCTCTGCCGAGGCCGAAACAGCTCGCTGGACCATCGATCCAGATCACTCGGTAATCGAGTTCCGCGTCGCCCATATGGTGGTGTCCAAAACATCGGGACGCTTTCTGGACTATCAGGGTTTTGTCGAGATGGACGCGGACGCGAAGACCTTCAAGACCATTGAGGCCACAATCAAGGCTGAATCGATCAACACGAATCAAGACAAGCGCGACGCGCATCTGCGCAATACCGACTTCTTGGATGTCAACCAGTTCCCGACGATCACCTACAAAATGAAAAACTATCAGAAACAGGGAGACAGCTATACCGTGGTCGGAGATCTCACCCTGCATGGTCTCACCAAATCCGTGACGCTGAACGTCACCTTCAACGGCGTGGCGAAAGATCCCTGGGGAAACACCAGGGCCGGCTTCAGCGCCGATGGGACACTGAACCGCAAGGATTTTGGGATGGTGTGGAACAAGACCCTCGACACCGGAGGACTCGTCGTCGGAGACGAGGTACAGATCCATCTCGATATCGAGTGTATCAAAGCTCAGAAAACCTCATAA
- a CDS encoding MBL fold metallo-hydrolase, with protein MWTGIPNNHYVSLAPWCWVQLESAEPPGPFPFIGGVAPEVVASLQEAHSLLSSAIDTAISDVFSKRAPFDDPDRRHRLEDAYAELVNARPYLRQHIHCGRQPDGTFQWDFPTDPTKSATVTNGGLRIFHAINHQAIPFGFNQLPLGPAVGRLLGQLEGTHTADEIRAVVSALPRDSQGLLTRLLDLLQLQGCLITSATASISRHWFDVVQDQDTVHLGHAALLYRQRETIFLFDPWLLPWFAESSIPSLWGGLLPRPAAVFLTHDHDDHVDPRTLLHLPKDTPIIVPSRRNRTQLFFDYHGLLAELGFEHVIELAHGESWAFEGGAVVSVPFYGEDPCDLNMPRNCYLISDRGYNVLVHADSGPTNDGRSALKDNVIQQLVGRYGPIPLVFASQQQLREIRSHAAHASLSHPGTWLDVGENGYLTNAYLADVCAAAHARLFVSYATGGADWYPDHLSFMFSRRNPARTALLTAHWEPPEKLKDLLASQECRYHYAHALDLYRIADNRELEVIAAGNALAPLTLYRLDHGDPPFMKSGKKR; from the coding sequence ATGTGGACCGGCATTCCCAATAATCACTACGTGAGTCTCGCCCCCTGGTGTTGGGTGCAACTGGAGAGTGCCGAGCCGCCGGGTCCCTTCCCCTTCATCGGTGGTGTGGCGCCGGAGGTCGTTGCCAGTCTCCAGGAGGCCCATAGTCTCCTCTCCAGCGCAATTGACACGGCGATCAGCGATGTCTTCTCCAAACGTGCGCCGTTTGATGATCCCGATCGTCGGCACCGTCTGGAAGATGCGTATGCCGAGCTAGTCAACGCGCGGCCTTACCTGAGACAACACATTCACTGTGGCCGGCAACCGGACGGAACCTTTCAGTGGGACTTCCCGACTGATCCAACCAAGTCCGCAACTGTGACCAACGGTGGGCTCCGCATCTTTCATGCGATCAATCACCAAGCGATCCCGTTCGGGTTCAATCAACTTCCCCTAGGCCCCGCCGTTGGGAGATTACTCGGCCAGCTCGAGGGGACGCATACGGCCGACGAGATTCGCGCCGTGGTGTCAGCACTACCGCGTGACTCACAGGGCCTACTGACGAGACTCCTCGATCTCCTGCAGCTGCAGGGATGCTTGATCACGTCGGCCACCGCTTCGATAAGCCGACACTGGTTCGATGTCGTTCAGGATCAGGACACGGTCCACCTGGGGCACGCGGCCCTGCTCTACCGACAACGTGAGACCATATTCCTCTTCGACCCATGGCTTTTGCCGTGGTTCGCCGAGTCATCGATACCATCGCTTTGGGGAGGGCTCTTACCAAGACCTGCCGCGGTGTTCTTGACCCACGATCACGATGACCACGTCGATCCCCGTACTTTGCTCCATTTACCGAAAGACACACCAATCATTGTGCCCAGTCGGCGTAATCGAACGCAGTTGTTCTTCGATTATCACGGGCTGCTAGCAGAATTAGGGTTTGAGCACGTCATCGAGCTCGCGCACGGCGAAAGCTGGGCCTTTGAAGGTGGCGCGGTCGTGTCCGTACCTTTCTATGGCGAGGACCCTTGCGACTTGAACATGCCACGGAATTGCTACCTGATCTCGGATCGGGGATACAATGTGCTTGTTCATGCGGACAGCGGCCCGACGAACGATGGCCGATCCGCCCTCAAGGACAATGTCATTCAACAATTGGTCGGGCGATACGGACCGATTCCGCTGGTGTTCGCCTCACAACAGCAGCTACGTGAGATCCGGAGCCATGCCGCCCATGCCTCCCTCTCCCACCCAGGCACATGGTTGGATGTCGGCGAAAACGGTTATCTTACGAACGCGTATTTAGCCGACGTCTGCGCGGCCGCCCACGCACGGTTGTTTGTGTCCTACGCCACCGGTGGAGCTGACTGGTACCCCGATCACTTATCCTTCATGTTCAGCCGCCGCAATCCCGCCAGAACGGCGCTCTTGACGGCACACTGGGAACCACCGGAGAAATTGAAAGACCTTCTTGCTTCGCAGGAATGTCGATATCATTATGCTCACGCGCTGGATCTGTACCGAATAGCGGATAACCGTGAGCTTGAAGTGATTGCCGCGGGGAATGCCCTCGCTCCACTGACTCTATATCGGTTGGATCACGGCGATCCGCCGTTTATGAAGTCTGGCAAAAAACGGTAG
- a CDS encoding L-threonine 3-dehydrogenase, with amino-acid sequence MQALVKATAGPGLTLTEWADPTPGPHDAVVKVAATSLCGTDAHIYRWDEWAQQRIHPPRIIGHELCGHVVEVGREVSLVKVGDYVAAESHLTCGRCFQCRTGQAHVCKNYKILGIDRDGSYAQYVALPEGVLWHTASDIPPELACVQEPLGNAVDAALAEDLTGHTVLITGCGPTGLFAAAVARTAGAATIIASDVSDYRLGLAKQVGVDHVLNARTESSEQVAAAILEMTDGEGVDASLEMSGDPTALHQAFRAVKNGGRVTLFGIPTGPVCFDLPNEMIFKGIRVYGITGRRLFSTWYRLAGLFKAGLDIRPVVTHSFPLKEFATGFELIQSGQCGKVVLIP; translated from the coding sequence ATGCAGGCACTCGTCAAAGCGACTGCCGGACCGGGCCTTACCCTTACCGAGTGGGCGGACCCAACTCCGGGACCACATGACGCGGTGGTGAAGGTGGCCGCGACCTCGTTATGTGGAACCGACGCCCATATCTACCGTTGGGACGAATGGGCACAACAGCGGATTCATCCGCCACGGATCATCGGACATGAATTATGTGGCCATGTCGTGGAGGTTGGTCGCGAGGTGTCTTTGGTCAAGGTTGGTGATTACGTCGCAGCCGAATCACACCTCACGTGTGGTCGTTGCTTTCAGTGTCGCACCGGACAGGCGCATGTGTGCAAGAATTACAAGATTCTCGGGATCGATCGGGATGGGTCGTACGCCCAGTATGTTGCATTGCCTGAAGGGGTCTTGTGGCACACGGCTTCGGACATTCCTCCGGAGTTAGCCTGTGTGCAGGAGCCGCTTGGGAATGCAGTCGATGCTGCGCTTGCTGAAGATCTCACCGGCCATACGGTGTTGATCACGGGGTGTGGCCCGACCGGTTTATTTGCCGCAGCCGTCGCGCGAACAGCTGGTGCTGCCACCATTATCGCGTCCGATGTCAGCGACTATCGGCTTGGTTTGGCGAAGCAGGTGGGGGTGGATCATGTCCTCAACGCGAGGACCGAGTCATCGGAGCAGGTGGCAGCGGCCATCCTTGAGATGACGGATGGGGAGGGAGTCGATGCCTCGTTGGAGATGTCGGGAGATCCTACGGCGTTACATCAAGCCTTTCGTGCGGTGAAGAACGGCGGTCGAGTCACCTTGTTCGGCATCCCGACCGGTCCCGTGTGCTTCGATCTGCCGAACGAAATGATTTTTAAGGGGATCCGCGTCTATGGGATCACCGGCCGTCGCCTGTTCAGCACATGGTACCGGCTGGCAGGACTCTTTAAGGCGGGTCTCGATATTCGGCCAGTTGTGACCCATTCGTTTCCTTTGAAAGAGTTTGCGACCGGGTTTGAGTTGATTCAGTCGGGTCAGTGCGGAAAAGTAGTCTTGATTCCATGA
- a CDS encoding uroporphyrinogen-III synthase: protein MAFNGMTVAAFERRMATEITRLIERYGGRPLVVPVLREIPLEDNQAALEFGAQLMAGRIDLLILLTGVGTTSLVDLLKTRYPWASLLMALQQTTIITRGPKPVAAIKAVGLQPTITVPEPNTWVDLVSALDQHCPVKGLRVAVQEYGVSNPDLLSALEQRGAEVFPVPIYKWTLPEDLGPVRHALDEIIAGRVHALLIMNAAQVDHVMLVLEQDGKIESFRAALQKMLVASIGPIASERLRHHGWPVVFEPSHPKMGTLIKEVSERANPCNESTR from the coding sequence ATGGCATTCAATGGAATGACAGTTGCGGCGTTCGAACGTCGGATGGCCACCGAGATCACCCGGCTGATCGAGCGGTACGGCGGACGACCGCTGGTTGTTCCTGTGCTGCGAGAGATCCCGCTGGAAGACAATCAGGCAGCGCTGGAGTTCGGGGCGCAGCTCATGGCTGGGCGCATTGATCTGCTTATTCTACTGACGGGGGTGGGTACCACCTCGCTGGTTGATCTGTTAAAAACTCGCTATCCCTGGGCGTCGCTTCTGATGGCCCTCCAACAGACGACGATTATTACACGGGGACCGAAGCCAGTTGCAGCCATCAAGGCGGTTGGTCTTCAGCCAACCATCACGGTGCCGGAACCGAACACCTGGGTCGATCTGGTTTCGGCTTTGGATCAGCATTGTCCCGTGAAAGGATTGCGAGTGGCTGTACAAGAGTATGGGGTCTCAAACCCTGATCTGTTGAGCGCACTGGAGCAGCGAGGAGCAGAGGTCTTCCCAGTTCCGATCTACAAATGGACTTTACCGGAAGATCTTGGCCCAGTTCGTCATGCACTCGATGAGATCATCGCTGGGCGTGTGCATGCGCTGCTGATCATGAACGCTGCGCAGGTGGATCATGTCATGCTGGTGTTGGAACAGGATGGAAAGATCGAGTCGTTTCGAGCAGCATTGCAGAAGATGCTCGTCGCATCGATCGGTCCCATTGCCAGTGAACGGCTGCGTCATCATGGCTGGCCGGTCGTCTTCGAGCCGTCACATCCAAAGATGGGGACCTTGATCAAAGAAGTGTCGGAGCGAGCCAATCCATGCAATGAATCAACACGTTGA
- a CDS encoding nucleotidyltransferase domain-containing protein, whose translation MAGILTFPPVTDQLLIEVVRRILTIGSPRKILLFGSHAKGTARSDSDLDLLIIEESDLPRYQRSGRYRRVLCGVFPAKDIVVWTPQEVDEWQTVPNAFISTVLAEGKLLYER comes from the coding sequence ATGGCTGGTATCCTCACATTTCCACCGGTCACTGACCAACTTCTTATCGAAGTAGTCCGCCGCATTCTCACCATTGGTTCTCCTCGCAAGATCCTGTTGTTCGGCTCCCATGCCAAGGGGACCGCCCGTTCGGACAGCGATTTGGACCTGCTGATCATCGAAGAGTCCGACCTGCCGCGCTATCAGCGTTCAGGACGATATCGGCGCGTGCTCTGCGGGGTGTTTCCAGCCAAGGATATTGTGGTCTGGACTCCTCAAGAGGTGGACGAATGGCAGACCGTGCCCAATGCCTTCATCTCCACCGTGTTGGCCGAAGGCAAGCTGCTCTATGAAAGGTAG
- a CDS encoding zinc-binding alcohol dehydrogenase family protein, with translation MVLDHTGDVSHSPLHLQDLLIPVPQAGQVLVNIHVCGVCRTDLHVVEGELPNTSLPLIPGHQAVGTVTQAGGGVTDLHEGDRVGIAWLQGTCGQCDFCTSGRENLCLEATFTGYQVDGGYAEYAVVPARFAYPIPSIFSDEEAAPLLCAGIIGYRALRLSGIKPGQRLGLYGFGASAHIAIQIARHWGCQVYVSSLKPEHQKLARQLGAAWVGGATDTPPEKLHGSIIFAPAGELVPPALRALDRGGTLALAGIHMSPIPSLDYDRDVFGERVIRSVTANTRQDGIDLLREAAAIPIKPHTVRFPLEEANRALQELKAGSFQGAAVLTM, from the coding sequence ATGGTGCTCGATCATACGGGCGATGTCTCCCACAGTCCCTTACATCTCCAAGATCTGTTGATTCCTGTTCCACAGGCAGGCCAGGTTCTCGTCAACATTCACGTCTGCGGGGTCTGTCGCACCGATCTCCATGTGGTGGAGGGAGAACTTCCCAACACAAGCCTCCCATTGATTCCAGGACATCAGGCAGTCGGCACGGTGACGCAAGCCGGCGGCGGAGTCACGGATCTCCATGAAGGAGACCGGGTTGGGATCGCCTGGCTTCAAGGAACTTGCGGACAGTGTGACTTCTGCACAAGCGGCCGAGAGAACCTCTGTTTAGAAGCGACGTTCACCGGCTATCAGGTCGATGGAGGCTATGCTGAGTACGCGGTCGTTCCAGCGAGGTTTGCCTACCCAATCCCATCAATCTTTTCTGACGAGGAAGCCGCCCCTTTGTTGTGTGCCGGCATTATCGGCTATCGGGCGTTGCGGCTCAGCGGCATCAAGCCAGGCCAACGCCTCGGTCTCTATGGATTCGGCGCGTCAGCACACATCGCAATCCAGATTGCACGCCATTGGGGTTGCCAGGTCTATGTCAGTTCGCTCAAACCAGAACATCAGAAGTTAGCAAGACAGCTGGGAGCAGCCTGGGTTGGCGGGGCAACCGATACGCCGCCGGAGAAGCTGCACGGATCAATCATCTTTGCACCAGCTGGTGAACTCGTGCCTCCAGCCTTGAGAGCGCTCGACCGAGGCGGGACACTCGCCCTGGCTGGCATCCACATGTCGCCAATTCCTTCGCTAGACTACGATCGAGACGTCTTCGGCGAGCGGGTCATCCGTAGCGTGACAGCCAACACCAGACAGGATGGCATCGATCTCTTACGCGAAGCCGCAGCCATTCCCATCAAACCGCATACAGTTCGTTTTCCGCTAGAAGAGGCAAACCGCGCACTACAAGAATTGAAAGCGGGGAGTTTTCAAGGTGCCGCGGTGCTGACGATGTGA
- a CDS encoding sulfurtransferase TusA family protein, producing the protein MMQADVKLDTLGYFCPMPIILTSKKIKEMVLGQVLEVVSDDEGIKKDMPAWCENTGHQMIGMEEEQAKSGRIYKAFVKKTK; encoded by the coding sequence ATGATGCAGGCCGATGTCAAACTCGACACCTTGGGGTACTTTTGTCCCATGCCGATTATTCTCACCTCCAAGAAAATCAAAGAAATGGTCTTGGGACAGGTGCTGGAAGTCGTCTCCGATGATGAGGGCATCAAAAAAGACATGCCGGCTTGGTGTGAAAACACCGGGCATCAAATGATAGGCATGGAAGAGGAACAAGCCAAATCTGGCCGTATCTATAAAGCGTTCGTGAAGAAGACGAAATAG
- a CDS encoding aromatic ring-hydroxylating dioxygenase subunit alpha — MIEQPSPEVVSSRSAPLFGFWYPAIPSHTLRQGTMKGLQMLGLPIVLCRDRTGGLSAMRDICPHRGMPLSFGRFDGERVECSYHGWQFDMKGRCRCIPALPEQGSLQTDKIGVTTYPAEETDGMIWLYLADERGNIDPLPPAPRMPLPSEPRQSFHISLTYTCTADDGIIGLIDPVHGPYVHSWWRSDARMHEKTKIFEPIPNGFRMIPHRPAKNSGPFHWVERIYGGPLSTTIDFVLPNQRVELMQCGRMWMANRLMATPVSDMECRIDFSAYWQGLHWLPFGKVIFRTLTKMFLGQDERAMKHLAVGLRHKPSSMFLGDADMPAKWYYKLKAAHQASVQTGRPFDHPLKERVTLRWRS, encoded by the coding sequence ATGATCGAACAGCCATCACCCGAAGTTGTGTCTTCCAGGAGCGCTCCACTCTTTGGTTTTTGGTACCCAGCTATCCCGAGCCATACTCTGCGCCAAGGTACGATGAAAGGGCTGCAGATGTTGGGGTTGCCGATCGTCCTCTGTCGTGATCGAACCGGTGGTCTTTCGGCGATGCGCGATATTTGCCCGCACCGTGGCATGCCTCTGTCATTCGGCCGGTTCGACGGTGAACGAGTGGAATGCTCGTATCACGGATGGCAGTTCGATATGAAGGGGCGTTGCCGGTGCATCCCTGCCCTTCCCGAACAGGGGAGTCTACAAACCGACAAGATCGGCGTCACGACCTATCCGGCTGAAGAAACGGACGGCATGATTTGGCTGTACCTGGCTGATGAACGCGGGAACATCGATCCGCTGCCGCCTGCTCCTCGCATGCCGCTTCCATCGGAACCTCGGCAGTCATTCCATATTTCGCTGACGTATACGTGTACCGCGGACGACGGCATTATCGGTCTCATCGATCCGGTGCATGGACCCTATGTCCATTCATGGTGGCGCAGTGATGCGCGTATGCATGAGAAGACGAAAATCTTTGAACCGATCCCGAACGGCTTCCGGATGATTCCACATCGTCCCGCCAAGAATAGTGGGCCGTTCCATTGGGTGGAGCGAATCTATGGAGGGCCGCTATCGACCACCATCGATTTTGTGTTGCCGAATCAGCGGGTGGAGCTGATGCAATGTGGACGGATGTGGATGGCCAATCGATTGATGGCCACGCCAGTGTCCGATATGGAATGTCGCATCGATTTTTCAGCCTATTGGCAGGGGCTCCATTGGCTGCCGTTCGGCAAGGTGATTTTTCGCACGCTGACAAAGATGTTTCTTGGCCAGGATGAGCGGGCGATGAAGCACCTGGCGGTGGGGCTTCGTCACAAACCCTCGTCGATGTTTCTCGGCGATGCCGATATGCCGGCGAAATGGTACTACAAACTGAAGGCTGCCCATCAGGCATCGGTCCAAACAGGCCGACCGTTTGATCATCCTCTCAAAGAGCGAGTGACGCTGAGGTGGCGAAGCTGA
- a CDS encoding NAD-dependent epimerase, translating to MTGTQPPILVTGAAGFIGFHVAKRLLDRGDHVIGLDNINDYYDVRLKQARLAQLTPHERFSFVKLDLTNRQGMRDLFADTPIRRVVHLAAQAGVRYSLVNPHAYTESNIEGFMNILEGCRHSQVEHLVYASSSSVYGGNTSMPFSVHDNVDHPVSLYAASKKANELMAHCYAHLYHLPCTGLRFFTVYGPWGRPDMALFIFTKAILEDQPIEIFNHGKMKRDFTYVDDIVEGVIRTLDHPATANPAWSGEKPDPGTSSAPARIYNIGNHQPVELLHFIEVLEQSLGKKAEKKLMPLQPGDVPATYADINDLTNDVGFKPTTPIEVGIPQFVKWYREFYRA from the coding sequence ATGACTGGAACGCAGCCGCCGATTCTTGTCACGGGCGCCGCGGGGTTCATCGGGTTTCACGTGGCCAAACGCCTCTTGGACCGTGGCGATCACGTGATCGGCCTCGACAATATCAACGACTACTACGATGTGCGATTGAAACAGGCTCGGCTCGCCCAATTGACGCCGCACGAACGATTTAGCTTCGTCAAACTCGATCTCACCAACCGGCAAGGGATGCGGGACCTCTTTGCCGACACACCCATCCGGCGGGTCGTTCATCTCGCAGCCCAAGCAGGCGTGCGCTATTCCCTCGTCAACCCTCATGCTTATACAGAGAGCAACATCGAAGGCTTCATGAATATTCTGGAAGGCTGCCGGCACAGTCAGGTCGAGCATCTCGTCTATGCGTCATCGAGTTCTGTTTACGGCGGCAATACGTCTATGCCGTTTTCCGTGCATGACAATGTGGACCATCCGGTCTCACTGTATGCCGCCAGTAAGAAAGCCAATGAGCTGATGGCCCACTGTTATGCGCATCTGTATCACCTGCCTTGCACAGGCCTTCGCTTTTTTACCGTCTATGGACCTTGGGGACGCCCCGATATGGCCCTCTTCATCTTTACGAAGGCCATTTTGGAGGACCAACCGATTGAAATCTTCAATCACGGCAAGATGAAACGCGACTTTACCTATGTGGACGACATTGTCGAGGGAGTCATTCGGACGCTGGATCATCCTGCGACGGCTAATCCAGCATGGTCAGGAGAGAAGCCAGATCCCGGAACCAGCTCAGCTCCTGCGCGCATCTATAACATCGGCAACCATCAGCCGGTCGAGCTGCTGCACTTCATCGAGGTATTGGAGCAATCGCTGGGGAAGAAGGCGGAGAAGAAACTGATGCCGTTACAGCCTGGAGACGTCCCTGCAACGTATGCCGACATCAATGATTTGACCAACGATGTCGGCTTCAAGCCGACCACGCCGATCGAGGTGGGTATTCCCCAGTTTGTGAAGTGGTATCGCGAGTTTTACAGAGCGTGA
- a CDS encoding VOC family protein gives METSDPLTNKLLAMTTPLHRGLRHLALRVLDLSRSRRFYEELLGFQAVWEPDSENVYFSSGVDNLALHQISKSEMDSYDRTKTQLLDHMGVICDSPGAVDQLYQHIAPKIASMGGHIMKEPKQHRDGSYSFYFSDPDGNAIQALYEPAISRLRFSTNL, from the coding sequence ATGGAAACTTCGGATCCATTGACGAACAAGTTGCTTGCTATGACAACTCCACTCCATCGCGGCCTTCGCCATCTCGCACTGCGCGTGCTCGATCTTTCTCGATCTCGTCGTTTCTATGAAGAGCTACTCGGCTTTCAGGCGGTGTGGGAACCGGACTCAGAGAACGTCTACTTCAGCTCTGGGGTCGACAACCTGGCCCTTCATCAGATCTCAAAGAGTGAAATGGATTCTTACGATCGTACGAAAACCCAACTACTCGATCACATGGGCGTGATTTGCGACAGCCCAGGAGCAGTCGATCAGCTGTACCAACACATCGCCCCCAAGATCGCATCAATGGGCGGGCATATCATGAAAGAACCGAAGCAGCACCGGGACGGTAGTTATTCATTCTATTTTTCCGATCCTGACGGCAACGCGATCCAAGCGCTCTATGAACCGGCGATCAGTAGGCTGCGCTTCAGTACCAACCTTTAA
- a CDS encoding sodium:proton exchanger produces MTDYSVLGNLLLIYTVSIAVVFLFHQFRLPSIAGFLVAGALIGPHGLNLISDIATVQVLAEIGIVLLLFTIGIEFSLRQLTSLRRLLLIAAPIQVGGVIVITWLGGMLVGLPASQAIFWGFLLSLSSTAIVLKALAANGDSDSPHGRATIGILVFQDLAVVPMILLTPILASPDGGTLTPVLFSLGKSLVVVACIVAAAWYAVPRLLEHIVRSRSRELFLLTIIVMCLGIAWLTSLSGLSLALGAFIAGLVISESEYSHQAIAEVLPFRDSFNSLFFVSIGILMDWRILLEYPLVVTGVLLLVLLVKFIAGTGAVLAVSIPPRSAVMTGIALAQVGEFSFILAQVGLENKLLSGPPYQIFLAVSICSMIITPLLMQWSPHLARRVEAVQRLRHWFPGQTTAHVLEAEGRHLRIKDHVIIVGYGLNGRNLARVLSETEVPHIALDLDGDIVQREAAHGLPLYYGDATNPNVLRHVKIDDARVLVIAISDPFMARRTVQVARALNPKIHIVVRTRYLRELEELHQLGADDVVPEEFETSIEIFALVLRTYNMPQDFVMRKAEQVRREGYALLRRSELPELAHHLRGGTLADVEVETCRIEEDSPAAGKTIVQLALRPRTGASIIALTRSGVTESNPSEKTTLLAGDIVVLLGARDEIRRAMGFIVANKGDG; encoded by the coding sequence ATGACTGATTACAGCGTACTCGGCAATTTACTGCTGATCTACACCGTCTCCATCGCCGTGGTGTTTCTGTTTCATCAATTCCGACTGCCGTCCATCGCCGGGTTTCTCGTCGCCGGAGCGTTGATCGGCCCCCATGGGCTCAATCTGATTTCTGACATCGCGACGGTACAAGTGCTGGCGGAAATCGGCATCGTGTTGCTGCTGTTTACCATCGGCATTGAATTCTCGCTGAGGCAACTGACCTCACTTCGTCGGCTGCTCCTGATTGCCGCTCCGATCCAAGTCGGGGGAGTCATCGTGATCACGTGGCTCGGCGGGATGTTGGTCGGGTTACCAGCCTCGCAGGCGATCTTCTGGGGCTTTCTGCTCTCACTGAGCAGCACGGCCATTGTGTTGAAGGCGTTGGCCGCCAACGGAGACAGCGATTCTCCTCACGGACGAGCTACCATCGGCATTCTGGTCTTCCAAGATCTGGCCGTCGTCCCTATGATCTTACTGACACCCATTCTCGCCAGTCCCGATGGGGGCACGCTGACGCCCGTGCTGTTCTCGTTGGGCAAGTCTCTGGTGGTGGTCGCGTGCATCGTCGCGGCTGCATGGTATGCGGTCCCGAGACTCCTTGAACACATCGTTCGCAGCCGAAGCCGGGAACTCTTTTTGTTGACCATCATTGTTATGTGCCTCGGCATTGCTTGGTTGACCTCTCTCAGCGGACTCTCACTTGCTCTCGGAGCGTTCATCGCCGGACTCGTGATTTCCGAATCGGAATACAGCCACCAAGCCATTGCCGAAGTGCTACCCTTTCGCGACAGTTTCAACAGTCTGTTCTTTGTCTCGATCGGCATCCTGATGGATTGGCGGATTCTGCTGGAGTATCCGCTCGTCGTAACCGGTGTGTTGCTCCTCGTCCTGCTTGTCAAATTTATCGCTGGAACGGGAGCCGTCTTAGCAGTCTCCATCCCACCCCGATCCGCCGTCATGACCGGCATTGCCCTCGCGCAGGTGGGTGAGTTCAGCTTTATCCTGGCACAAGTTGGTCTGGAGAATAAGCTCTTGTCTGGCCCCCCCTACCAAATCTTTCTGGCGGTCTCGATTTGCTCTATGATCATCACACCACTTCTCATGCAGTGGTCCCCACATCTCGCGCGACGCGTTGAAGCCGTGCAACGCCTTCGCCACTGGTTTCCCGGACAGACCACCGCCCATGTGCTTGAGGCGGAAGGACGGCATCTCCGCATCAAGGACCATGTGATTATCGTGGGGTATGGGTTGAATGGGCGCAACCTCGCTCGAGTCTTGAGCGAGACGGAAGTGCCACATATCGCCTTAGATCTGGATGGTGACATAGTGCAGCGCGAGGCTGCCCATGGCTTGCCGCTCTATTATGGCGATGCGACGAATCCAAATGTGCTGCGGCATGTAAAAATCGACGATGCGCGGGTCCTGGTCATCGCAATCTCCGATCCATTCATGGCCCGCCGAACCGTCCAGGTGGCCCGAGCCTTGAACCCAAAGATTCATATCGTTGTGAGAACCCGTTATTTGCGTGAGCTAGAGGAGCTCCATCAGCTAGGTGCCGACGATGTCGTGCCAGAAGAATTTGAAACGTCGATTGAAATCTTTGCCCTCGTCCTCCGCACCTACAACATGCCGCAAGATTTCGTCATGCGAAAAGCGGAACAAGTGCGTCGTGAGGGATACGCGCTCCTCCGCCGGAGTGAGCTTCCCGAACTGGCCCACCACCTTCGAGGCGGAACCCTCGCTGACGTCGAAGTGGAAACCTGTCGAATCGAGGAGGACTCACCGGCCGCAGGAAAGACGATCGTCCAATTGGCACTACGGCCACGGACGGGTGCGTCCATCATTGCCTTGACCAGAAGCGGCGTGACAGAATCCAATCCGTCGGAGAAAACCACGCTCCTCGCCGGTGATATTGTGGTCCTGCTCGGAGCGCGCGATGAGATCAGGCGAGCGATGGGATTTATTGTCGCGAATAAGGGCGACGGCTAG